ACTGCTTGGCGGCCGCCGCCAGGATCGACTTGTCCATGTCGTGGAGCGTGCGGACCGTGTCGTTCGCGGCGGCGTGCTTGCGCATGACCCGCTTGTGGCCCTCGGCGTTGCGCGCGTACCCGGCGTACGGGCCGACGACGCCCGCGATCTCGGCCGAGCGGCGGTAGGCGACGCCCGTCATCAGCGAGGTGATCGCGGCGGCGAGCGCGCGGCCGCCCTCGGAGTCGTAGGCGTGGCCGGTCGCCATCAGCAGCGCGCCCAGGTTGGCGTAGCCGATGCCGAGCTGCCGGTAGTCGCGGGTCGTCTCGGCGATCTTCTCGGTGGGGAAGTCGGCGAACGTGATGGAGACGTCCATCGCCGTGATGACCAGCTCGGTCAGCTTGACGAACGACGCGATGTCGAACGTGCCGTCCGCGTCGAGGAACTTCAGCAGGTTGATGCTCGCCAGGTTGCAGGACGAGTTGTCCAGCGACATGTACTCCGAGCAGGGGTTCGACGCGGTGATGCGGCCCGTCTCGGGGTTGGTGTGCCAGTCGTTGATCGTGTCGTCGTACTGGATCCCCGGGTCGGCGCACTCCCACGCCGCCTTCGCCATCTGCCGGAACAGGTCCTTGGCCTTGATCGTCTCGACGACCTCGCCGGTCATCCGGGCGCGCAGCCCGAACTCGCCGTCCGAATCGACGGCGTGCATGAACTCGTCCGACACCCGGACCGAGTTGTTGGCGTTCTGGTACTGGACGCTGCCGATGTCCTTGCCGCCGAGGTCCATGTCGAACCCGGCGTCCCGCAGCGCGCGGATCTTGTCCTCCTCGCGCGCCTTGGTCTCGATGAACTCCTCGATGTCGGGGTGGTCGACGTCGAGCACGACCATCTTCGCCGCACGCCGCGTGGCCCCGCCGGACTTGATCGTCCCGGCGGAGGCGTCCGCGCCGCGCATGAACGAGACCGGGCCGCTGGCGGTGCCGCCGGACGACAGCAGCTCACGGCTCGACCGGATGCGGGACAGGTTCAGGCCGGCGCCGGAACCGCCCTTGAAGATGACGCCCTCTTCCTTGTACCAGTCGAGGATCGACTCCATCGTGTCGTCCACCGACAGGATGAAACAGGCCGACACCTGCTGCGGGGACTTCGTGCCGACGTTGAACCAGACCGGCGAGTTGAAGCTGAACATCTGGTGGACCAGCGCGTACTTCAGCTCGTGGTCGAAGATCTCGGCGTCCTCGTCGGAGGCGAAGTAGCCGTTCTCCAGGCCCGTCTTCACGTACATGTTCACGACGCGGTCGACGAGCTGCTTGAGGCTCCACTCGCGCTGCGGGGTGCCGATGGCGCCGCGGAAGTACTTGGACGTGACGATGTTGACCGCGTTCAGCGACCAGAAGTCGGGGAACTCGACGCCGCGCTGCTCGAAGTTCACCGTCCCGTCGCGCCAGTTGGTCATGACGACGTCACGGCGCTCCCAGGTCAGCTCGTCGTACGGATGCACGCCGGGCTTGGTGAAGATCCGCTCGACCTTCAGGCCCTTGCGCGCCCCCTTGCCGCGCCGCGCCGCCGAGCCGCTCACCGTCTCCGTCATGACCTTCCCCCTCTCGGGCCCTCCCGCCGGGCCCTGTCCAGGAACAACTCCGCCGCCGCGCGGGGCATGCCCGGCGCGGTGGCGCTTACGTTCGATGCTTTGTGTGTTTCCGCCGTCCCTAACGGGACGGGCCGGGCTCCCCCGAGGAACCGGCATTGCGCAGTGTCTCGATCTCCCGCGCGAAGTCGTCGAGCGATTCGAAGCTCCGGTACACGGAGGCGAACCGCAGATACGCGACCTCGTCGAGTTCACCGAGCGGACCCAGGATCGCGAGGCCGATCTCGTGTGAGGGGATCTCCGCGGATCCCGCCGACCGGATGTCCTCCTCGACCCGCTGGCCGAGCTTCGCGAGCGCGTCCTCGTCGACGGGGCGGCCCTGGCAGGCCCTGCGCACCCCGGCGATGATCTTCTCGCGAGAGAACGGCTCGGTGACGCCGCTTCGCTTGGCGACCATCACGAGGACATTCTCCTGCGTGGTGAATCGCCGGCCGCATTCGGCGCACGAGCGGCGCCGCCTAATGGCGCCCCCGTCGTCGGTGGAACGGCTGTCGATCACTTTGGTGTCGGGGTTGCGGCAGAACGGGCAGTGCACGTCTCTCCCCTCCCCGACCGATTGGAAGCGTCATCGCGAGAACAGAGCCACAATCACAAGTTGTGGTTAATCCCATGGATGTAACTACTAGATGTTGTGGTCAACCGTACGGGTCTGCGGACGCCAACGCAACCTGATCGACTGCCTCCCGAGTCACATCCGCCACGGACGCGCTGGTGACGCGGGGCCCCGCGACACCGCATCCGAATCGCCTCCCGGCGTGTCGCGCGACCCGTCCTGCGAAGACCCCGGATCGGCCGGGCGCGCCGCCCCCGACCGCCCACACACCCCCCGTTTCCCGCCTTCACTCCACCCACGCGCGTCGCACTGCGGGCGGGTGGTCGCACCCCTCTCGTCCCGGCCTCGCCCCGCCTCACGCACGTCGCACCACGGGTCCGCACGTCTCCCTCGTCCCGCCCCACGCGCGTCGCACCCGCGCGGTCACGCGTCCCCCTCGTCCGTCCCGCGCACACCGCCCCCGGACGGCCGCACATCCCCGCGTCCCACCCTCGGCCCACCCTGCGCGAGTCGCACCGCGGGTCCGTCATTCGCGGTCGGCGTTCCGACCCGGCCGGACGGCGCGCAGCCGTTCCCGACCACTGCGGGCGGCGCGTTCCAAGGTCGCCCGGGGCG
The nucleotide sequence above comes from Actinomadura algeriensis. Encoded proteins:
- a CDS encoding vitamin B12-dependent ribonucleotide reductase; its protein translation is MTETVSGSAARRGKGARKGLKVERIFTKPGVHPYDELTWERRDVVMTNWRDGTVNFEQRGVEFPDFWSLNAVNIVTSKYFRGAIGTPQREWSLKQLVDRVVNMYVKTGLENGYFASDEDAEIFDHELKYALVHQMFSFNSPVWFNVGTKSPQQVSACFILSVDDTMESILDWYKEEGVIFKGGSGAGLNLSRIRSSRELLSSGGTASGPVSFMRGADASAGTIKSGGATRRAAKMVVLDVDHPDIEEFIETKAREEDKIRALRDAGFDMDLGGKDIGSVQYQNANNSVRVSDEFMHAVDSDGEFGLRARMTGEVVETIKAKDLFRQMAKAAWECADPGIQYDDTINDWHTNPETGRITASNPCSEYMSLDNSSCNLASINLLKFLDADGTFDIASFVKLTELVITAMDVSITFADFPTEKIAETTRDYRQLGIGYANLGALLMATGHAYDSEGGRALAAAITSLMTGVAYRRSAEIAGVVGPYAGYARNAEGHKRVMRKHAAANDTVRTLHDMDKSILAAAAKQWQDCLKLGEKHGYRNAQASLLAPTGTIGLMMDCDTTGIEPDLALMKFKKLVGGGSMQIVNHTVPRALEQLGYQQERIEAIVEYIAEHGHVVDAPGLRPEHYEVFDCAMGERAISPMGHVRMMAATQPFLSGAISKTVNMPEQATIEDIEKVYFEGWRLGLKALAIYRDNCKVGQPLSAAGKKEKDKPVAAEAPAEVRPVRKRLPKQRPATVTRFSVAGAEGYMTASSYPDDGLGEVFLKLGKQGSTLAGVMDAFSMAISISLQYGVPLETWVEKFTNLRFEPAGMTDDPDIRMATSVMDYIFRRLALDHLSFEERAGLGIFTAEERAMQANGEDPASLHDEDDVRHDSLAQSAEIARPAAVEAAPASANGARSSVEAIESRQGRTQDAPLCLTCGTKMRPAGSCYVCEGCGSTSGCS
- the nrdR gene encoding transcriptional regulator NrdR, with product MHCPFCRNPDTKVIDSRSTDDGGAIRRRRSCAECGRRFTTQENVLVMVAKRSGVTEPFSREKIIAGVRRACQGRPVDEDALAKLGQRVEEDIRSAGSAEIPSHEIGLAILGPLGELDEVAYLRFASVYRSFESLDDFAREIETLRNAGSSGEPGPSR